One segment of Panulirus ornatus isolate Po-2019 chromosome 2, ASM3632096v1, whole genome shotgun sequence DNA contains the following:
- the LOC139752292 gene encoding fibroblast growth factor receptor-like, whose amino-acid sequence MGGQGSCICLKDNHEWFVLKTVHRPCVYENFMTEVNGLVRNRGPGVQNLCGVCPRLGVIVSRYAGKTLEEYVRQRRLTKLQLAYVLEAVMKTCKAMLDRGQCHNDIKMNNVCVKRVNSREPKVTLIDFGKAGPVGERPYIPIGPWWHLLLPWLAPELLCVGTSSHASEVYSLGYLAQGLFKEASCPKELRRWISRS is encoded by the coding sequence ATGGGAGGTCAGGGCTCCTGTATATGCCTGAAGGACAACCATGAGTGGTTCGTCCTGAAGACCGTGCACAGACCTTGTGTCTACGAGAACTTCATGACGGAAGTCAATGGTCTGGTGCGGAACCGGGGTCCCGGAGTGCAAAATCTATGTGGCGTCTGTCCGAGGCTGGGCGTCATCGTCAGCAGATACGCCGGTAAGACTTTAGAAGAATACGTGAGGCAAAGACGCCTGACGAAGCTACAGCTCGCCTATGTCCTCGAGGCCGTCATGAAGACCTGTAAAGCCATGCTGGACCGAGGACAGTGTCACAATGACATTAAGATGAACAACGTCTGCGTCAAAAGGGTGAACTCGCGCGAGCCTAAAGTGACGCTGATAGATTTTGGGAAGGCGGGGCCCGTCGGGGAGAGACCCTACATACCCATAGGACCATGGTGGCACCTCCTTCTGCCTTGGCTCGCCCCTGAGCTCCTGTGCGTGGGGACGTCTTCCCACGCCTCGGAAGTCTACAGTCTCGGGTATTTGGCCCAAGGCTTATTCAAGGAGGCGAGCTGCCCGAAGGAACTACGACGGTGGATCAGCCGTAGTTAA